The Oncorhynchus keta strain PuntledgeMale-10-30-2019 chromosome 17, Oket_V2, whole genome shotgun sequence genome has a window encoding:
- the LOC118396517 gene encoding fibulin-1 isoform X3, whose protein sequence is MGPGIVILFSLFGFLNGQGGKQISIDECCKDGRVRGIDNQDCTAIPLISESTTCRIVQEQCCAAVLEDNICTSGINMAKEQGVCDTQFTGSTCETKTAKMCCDCCLLGRAAREHGLTCDHNLSLGYQCGLVSRACCDDGAPDVETRNSLVSDKDNETLTEKENPLPNNMCSSGLAKCAQECVGNSTCACFKGYKLKPDGKNCEDINECLLGASNCRGGEHCINTVGSFRCQREVSCGTGYELTDSNNCKDIDECESGTHNCSPDFECQNTQGSFRCLPKNQCGDGYIQDAMGSCIDINECLAQTEPCRPGQLCMNTMGSFTCQRNSINCGRGYHLNDGGNRCVDIDECKGPDSACAGHGCINLVGSFRCECKAGFNFNSISRVCEDINECRHYPGRLCAHKCENVLGSYKCSCTQGFKLASDSRNCDDLNECESSPCSQECANVYGSYQCYCRRGYQLSDIDGINCEDIDECALPTGGHICSYRCNNTPGSFYCTCPATGYTLAPNERSCQDVDECVTGTHTCSVTESCFNVQGGFRCLSFECPTNYRQAGEIRCERLLCNQTSVCLASPLRITYYHLTFPTNIPVPTNVFRMGPSNTVPGDHVQIAIVGGNEGSFFSAQRVPSGGVMSVVQPITEPQDFELSLEMRLLHYGTTSTYLAKVLVFVVQEHPIMPFQSRE, encoded by the exons ATGGGTCCCGGGATAGTTATACTTTTCTCTCTGTTCGGATTTCTCAACGGACAAG GTGGAAAACAGATCTCCATAGATGAGTGCTGTAAGGATGGTCGGGTTCGGGGCATTGACAACCAGGACTGCACAGCCATCCCTCTCATCTCTGAGTCCACCACGTGCAG GATAGTGCAGGAGCAGTGCTGCGCTGCGGTTCTGGAGGACAATATCTGCACCAGTGGCATCAACATGGCCAAAGAGCAGGGGGTCTGTGACACACAGTTCACTGGAAGCACCTGCGAGACCAAGACtgccaag ATGTGCTGTGACTGTTGTCTGCTGGGCCGGGCTGCTCGCGAGCATGGTCTGACCTGTGACCACAACCTGTCTCTGGGCTATCAGTGTGGCCTGGTGTCCCGGGCCTGCTGCGATGACGGAGCCCCTGATGTGGAGACCAGAAACTCCCTGG TTTCTGACAAAGACAACGAGACCCTCACTGAGAAGGAGAATCCCTTACCGAATAACATGTGCAGCAGTG GATTAGCCAAGTGTGCACAGGAATGTGTGGGCAACAGCACCTGTGCCTGCTTCAAAGGTTACaaactcaaaccagatgggaagaaCTGTGAGG aTATAAACGAGTGCCTGCTGGGGGCCAGTAACTGCAGAGGAGGCGAGCACTGCATCAACACAGTGGGGTCATTCCGTTGCCAGAGAGAGGTCAGCTGTGGTACTGGCTACGAGCTCACGGACAGCAACAACTgcaaag ACATTGACGAGTGTGAGTCAGGAACCCACAACTGCTCCCCGGACTTTGAGTGTCAGAACACTCAGGGGTCGTTCCGCTGTCTGCCCAAGAACCAGTGTGGCGATGGATACATCCAGGACGCCATGGGCAGCTGCATCG ACATCAATGAGTGTCTGGCCCAGACAGAGCCGTGCCGCCCTGGCCAGTTATGTATGAACACGATGGGCTCCTTCACCTGCCAGAGGAACTCTATCAACTGTGGCCGGGGATACCACCTCAATGACGGCGGCAACCGCTGCGTGG ATATCGATGAGTGTAAGGGTCCTGACAGTGCGTGTGCAGGCCACGGCTGTATCAACCTGGTAGGATCGTTCCGTTGTGAGTGTAAGGCTGGCTTCAACTTCAACAGCATCAGCCGCGTCTGCGAAG ATATCAACGAGTGCAGGCACTACCCTGGGCGCCTCTGTGCCCACAAGTGTGAGAATGTCCTGGGGTCCTATAAGTGCAGCTGCACCCAAGGCTTCAAGCTGGCCAGCGACAGCAGGAACTGTGACG ATCTAAATGAATGCGAGAGCAGCCCCTGCAGTCAAGAGTGTGCCAACGTGTATGGCTCCTACCAGTGCTACTGTCGCCGTGGCTACCAGCTCAGTGACATAGATGGCATCAACTGTGAAG ACATTGATGAGTGTGCCCTGCCCACCGGGGGTCACATCTGCTCTTACCGCTGCAACAACACCCCTGGGAGTTTCTACTGCACCTGCCCCGCCACCGGCTACACCCTGGCTCCCAATGAACGCAGCTGCCAGG ATGTTGATGAGTGTgtgacaggaacacacacatgcTCTGTGACAGAGAGCTGCTTCAACGTGCAGGGTGGATTCAGATGCCTGTCATTCGAGTGTCCGACCAACTACCGCCAAGCAGGGGAGAT TCGTTGTGAACGCTTGCTTTGCAATCAGACTAGCGTGTGCCTGGCCTCACCTCTGAGAATAACTTACTACCACCTCACCTTTCCCACCAACATCCCTGTGCCAACTAACGTCTTTCGCATGGGCCCGTCCAACACCGTGCCCGGAGACCACGTCCAGATTGCCATCGTCGGCGGCAACGAGGGCAGCTTCTTCAGCGCTCAGAGAGTACCCTCTGGTGGTGTGATGTCTGTGGTGCAGCCCATCACCGAGCCACAGGACTTTGAGCTCTCTCTGGAGATGAGACTGCTGCATTACGGCACCACCAGCACCTACCTAGCCAAAGTccttgtgtttgttgtccaggaGCACCCTATAATGCCGTTCCAGAGTAGAGAGTAG
- the LOC118396517 gene encoding fibulin-1 isoform X2 yields the protein MGPGIVILFSLFGFLNGQGGKQISIDECCKDGRVRGIDNQDCTAIPLISESTTCRIVQEQCCAAVLEDNICTSGINMAKEQGVCDTQFTGSTCETKTAKMCCDCCLLGRAAREHGLTCDHNLSLGYQCGLVSRACCDDGAPDVETRNSLVSDKDNETLTEKENPLPNNMCSSGLAKCAQECVGNSTCACFKGYKLKPDGKNCEDINECLLGASNCRGGEHCINTVGSFRCQREVSCGTGYELTDSNNCKDIDECESGTHNCSPDFECQNTQGSFRCLPKNQCGDGYIQDAMGSCIDINECLAQTEPCRPGQLCMNTMGSFTCQRNSINCGRGYHLNDGGNRCVDIDECKGPDSACAGHGCINLVGSFRCECKAGFNFNSISRVCEDINECRHYPGRLCAHKCENVLGSYKCSCTQGFKLASDSRNCDDLNECESSPCSQECANVYGSYQCYCRRGYQLSDIDGINCEDIDECALPTGGHICSYRCNNTPGSFYCTCPATGYTLAPNERSCQDVDECVTGTHTCSVTESCFNVQGGFRCLSFECPTNYRQAGEMARVERSDTIRCVKSCQPNDIGCVLDPVHSISHTVISLPTFREFTKPEEIVFLRTMSPAHSSPQLSSDIVFDILEGNVQNSFDIVKRQEHGMIVGVVRQVKPLIGSLNMVLKLAMNYVTSGVVSHRNIVNVHIFVSEFWF from the exons ATGGGTCCCGGGATAGTTATACTTTTCTCTCTGTTCGGATTTCTCAACGGACAAG GTGGAAAACAGATCTCCATAGATGAGTGCTGTAAGGATGGTCGGGTTCGGGGCATTGACAACCAGGACTGCACAGCCATCCCTCTCATCTCTGAGTCCACCACGTGCAG GATAGTGCAGGAGCAGTGCTGCGCTGCGGTTCTGGAGGACAATATCTGCACCAGTGGCATCAACATGGCCAAAGAGCAGGGGGTCTGTGACACACAGTTCACTGGAAGCACCTGCGAGACCAAGACtgccaag ATGTGCTGTGACTGTTGTCTGCTGGGCCGGGCTGCTCGCGAGCATGGTCTGACCTGTGACCACAACCTGTCTCTGGGCTATCAGTGTGGCCTGGTGTCCCGGGCCTGCTGCGATGACGGAGCCCCTGATGTGGAGACCAGAAACTCCCTGG TTTCTGACAAAGACAACGAGACCCTCACTGAGAAGGAGAATCCCTTACCGAATAACATGTGCAGCAGTG GATTAGCCAAGTGTGCACAGGAATGTGTGGGCAACAGCACCTGTGCCTGCTTCAAAGGTTACaaactcaaaccagatgggaagaaCTGTGAGG aTATAAACGAGTGCCTGCTGGGGGCCAGTAACTGCAGAGGAGGCGAGCACTGCATCAACACAGTGGGGTCATTCCGTTGCCAGAGAGAGGTCAGCTGTGGTACTGGCTACGAGCTCACGGACAGCAACAACTgcaaag ACATTGACGAGTGTGAGTCAGGAACCCACAACTGCTCCCCGGACTTTGAGTGTCAGAACACTCAGGGGTCGTTCCGCTGTCTGCCCAAGAACCAGTGTGGCGATGGATACATCCAGGACGCCATGGGCAGCTGCATCG ACATCAATGAGTGTCTGGCCCAGACAGAGCCGTGCCGCCCTGGCCAGTTATGTATGAACACGATGGGCTCCTTCACCTGCCAGAGGAACTCTATCAACTGTGGCCGGGGATACCACCTCAATGACGGCGGCAACCGCTGCGTGG ATATCGATGAGTGTAAGGGTCCTGACAGTGCGTGTGCAGGCCACGGCTGTATCAACCTGGTAGGATCGTTCCGTTGTGAGTGTAAGGCTGGCTTCAACTTCAACAGCATCAGCCGCGTCTGCGAAG ATATCAACGAGTGCAGGCACTACCCTGGGCGCCTCTGTGCCCACAAGTGTGAGAATGTCCTGGGGTCCTATAAGTGCAGCTGCACCCAAGGCTTCAAGCTGGCCAGCGACAGCAGGAACTGTGACG ATCTAAATGAATGCGAGAGCAGCCCCTGCAGTCAAGAGTGTGCCAACGTGTATGGCTCCTACCAGTGCTACTGTCGCCGTGGCTACCAGCTCAGTGACATAGATGGCATCAACTGTGAAG ACATTGATGAGTGTGCCCTGCCCACCGGGGGTCACATCTGCTCTTACCGCTGCAACAACACCCCTGGGAGTTTCTACTGCACCTGCCCCGCCACCGGCTACACCCTGGCTCCCAATGAACGCAGCTGCCAGG ATGTTGATGAGTGTgtgacaggaacacacacatgcTCTGTGACAGAGAGCTGCTTCAACGTGCAGGGTGGATTCAGATGCCTGTCATTCGAGTGTCCGACCAACTACCGCCAAGCAGGGGAGAT GGCGAGGGTTGAGCGCTCAGACACCATCCGCTGTGTGAAGTCATGCCAGCCCAACGACATTGGCTGTGTCCTGGACCCCGTACACTCCATCTCCCACACCGTCATCTCCCTGCCCACCTTCAGGGAGTTCACCAAGCCAGAAG AGATCGTTTTCCTGAGAACCATGTCGCCGGCGCACTCCTCCCCCCAACTCAGCTCTGACATTGTCTTCGACATTCTGGAGGGAAACGTCCAGAACTCCTTCGACATCGTCAAGCGACAGGAGCATGGCATGATTGTGG
- the LOC118396517 gene encoding fibulin-1 isoform X1 — protein sequence MGPGIVILFSLFGFLNGQGGKQISIDECCKDGRVRGIDNQDCTAIPLISESTTCRIVQEQCCAAVLEDNICTSGINMAKEQGVCDTQFTGSTCETKTAKMCCDCCLLGRAAREHGLTCDHNLSLGYQCGLVSRACCDDGAPDVETRNSLVSDKDNETLTEKENPLPNNMCSSGLAKCAQECVGNSTCACFKGYKLKPDGKNCEDINECLLGASNCRGGEHCINTVGSFRCQREVSCGTGYELTDSNNCKDIDECESGTHNCSPDFECQNTQGSFRCLPKNQCGDGYIQDAMGSCIDINECLAQTEPCRPGQLCMNTMGSFTCQRNSINCGRGYHLNDGGNRCVDIDECKGPDSACAGHGCINLVGSFRCECKAGFNFNSISRVCEDINECRHYPGRLCAHKCENVLGSYKCSCTQGFKLASDSRNCDDLNECESSPCSQECANVYGSYQCYCRRGYQLSDIDGINCEDIDECALPTGGHICSYRCNNTPGSFYCTCPATGYTLAPNERSCQDVDECVTGTHTCSVTESCFNVQGGFRCLSFECPTNYRQAGEIRARVERSDTIRCVKSCQPNDIGCVLDPVHSISHTVISLPTFREFTKPEEIVFLRTMSPAHSSPQLSSDIVFDILEGNVQNSFDIVKRQEHGMIVGVVRQVKPLIGSLNMVLKLAMNYVTSGVVSHRNIVNVHIFVSEFWF from the exons ATGGGTCCCGGGATAGTTATACTTTTCTCTCTGTTCGGATTTCTCAACGGACAAG GTGGAAAACAGATCTCCATAGATGAGTGCTGTAAGGATGGTCGGGTTCGGGGCATTGACAACCAGGACTGCACAGCCATCCCTCTCATCTCTGAGTCCACCACGTGCAG GATAGTGCAGGAGCAGTGCTGCGCTGCGGTTCTGGAGGACAATATCTGCACCAGTGGCATCAACATGGCCAAAGAGCAGGGGGTCTGTGACACACAGTTCACTGGAAGCACCTGCGAGACCAAGACtgccaag ATGTGCTGTGACTGTTGTCTGCTGGGCCGGGCTGCTCGCGAGCATGGTCTGACCTGTGACCACAACCTGTCTCTGGGCTATCAGTGTGGCCTGGTGTCCCGGGCCTGCTGCGATGACGGAGCCCCTGATGTGGAGACCAGAAACTCCCTGG TTTCTGACAAAGACAACGAGACCCTCACTGAGAAGGAGAATCCCTTACCGAATAACATGTGCAGCAGTG GATTAGCCAAGTGTGCACAGGAATGTGTGGGCAACAGCACCTGTGCCTGCTTCAAAGGTTACaaactcaaaccagatgggaagaaCTGTGAGG aTATAAACGAGTGCCTGCTGGGGGCCAGTAACTGCAGAGGAGGCGAGCACTGCATCAACACAGTGGGGTCATTCCGTTGCCAGAGAGAGGTCAGCTGTGGTACTGGCTACGAGCTCACGGACAGCAACAACTgcaaag ACATTGACGAGTGTGAGTCAGGAACCCACAACTGCTCCCCGGACTTTGAGTGTCAGAACACTCAGGGGTCGTTCCGCTGTCTGCCCAAGAACCAGTGTGGCGATGGATACATCCAGGACGCCATGGGCAGCTGCATCG ACATCAATGAGTGTCTGGCCCAGACAGAGCCGTGCCGCCCTGGCCAGTTATGTATGAACACGATGGGCTCCTTCACCTGCCAGAGGAACTCTATCAACTGTGGCCGGGGATACCACCTCAATGACGGCGGCAACCGCTGCGTGG ATATCGATGAGTGTAAGGGTCCTGACAGTGCGTGTGCAGGCCACGGCTGTATCAACCTGGTAGGATCGTTCCGTTGTGAGTGTAAGGCTGGCTTCAACTTCAACAGCATCAGCCGCGTCTGCGAAG ATATCAACGAGTGCAGGCACTACCCTGGGCGCCTCTGTGCCCACAAGTGTGAGAATGTCCTGGGGTCCTATAAGTGCAGCTGCACCCAAGGCTTCAAGCTGGCCAGCGACAGCAGGAACTGTGACG ATCTAAATGAATGCGAGAGCAGCCCCTGCAGTCAAGAGTGTGCCAACGTGTATGGCTCCTACCAGTGCTACTGTCGCCGTGGCTACCAGCTCAGTGACATAGATGGCATCAACTGTGAAG ACATTGATGAGTGTGCCCTGCCCACCGGGGGTCACATCTGCTCTTACCGCTGCAACAACACCCCTGGGAGTTTCTACTGCACCTGCCCCGCCACCGGCTACACCCTGGCTCCCAATGAACGCAGCTGCCAGG ATGTTGATGAGTGTgtgacaggaacacacacatgcTCTGTGACAGAGAGCTGCTTCAACGTGCAGGGTGGATTCAGATGCCTGTCATTCGAGTGTCCGACCAACTACCGCCAAGCAGGGGAGAT CAGGGCGAGGGTTGAGCGCTCAGACACCATCCGCTGTGTGAAGTCATGCCAGCCCAACGACATTGGCTGTGTCCTGGACCCCGTACACTCCATCTCCCACACCGTCATCTCCCTGCCCACCTTCAGGGAGTTCACCAAGCCAGAAG AGATCGTTTTCCTGAGAACCATGTCGCCGGCGCACTCCTCCCCCCAACTCAGCTCTGACATTGTCTTCGACATTCTGGAGGGAAACGTCCAGAACTCCTTCGACATCGTCAAGCGACAGGAGCATGGCATGATTGTGG